A region of Nostoc sp. 'Peltigera membranacea cyanobiont' N6 DNA encodes the following proteins:
- a CDS encoding protein kinase domain-containing protein, with protein sequence MVSLTLLEPQQKTPLQQWCFENSSIIRIGRAADNHVVLTDSLVSRHHLELRQVDSADNGGGWRLISQGTNGTFLNGILVIQSPLPDNSLLQLAQGGPILQFQIQEVTVLETGLRSPQMQGTEENAVATVYSAEGKYTCTHEGNSPNNLFCIHCGQPLSVQQKIRHYQVLRTLGQGGMGTTYLAWDGTGQIGSIPRLLVLKQMNADMVKIAKAQELFEREAHTLKSLNHPGIPKYYDFFVEGGKKYLAMELIQGQDLEKRVYTTGPVTPSLAIAWMIQTCDILEYLHSQEPPLIHRDIKPANLMVRSSLNSIVVLDFGAVKEIGTAPGTRIGAEGYCAPEQERGQPLTQSDLYAIGPTLIFLLTGENPFKYYRQRGRNFRFDVAKVPTISSQLRDVIDRATEPLPRDRYQTAKELAAALAACQ encoded by the coding sequence GTGGTTAGTCTGACTCTGTTAGAACCGCAACAGAAAACGCCCCTCCAGCAGTGGTGCTTTGAGAACTCTTCCATAATTCGGATTGGTCGAGCGGCAGATAATCACGTTGTTTTAACTGATAGTTTAGTTTCGCGGCATCATCTAGAACTGAGACAAGTTGATTCTGCCGATAATGGCGGTGGTTGGCGGCTGATTAGTCAGGGTACAAATGGGACTTTCCTCAACGGTATCCTTGTGATTCAGAGTCCGTTACCAGATAATTCCCTTCTGCAACTGGCGCAGGGAGGCCCAATACTGCAATTCCAAATTCAAGAGGTAACAGTACTGGAAACGGGTTTGCGATCGCCACAAATGCAAGGGACAGAAGAAAACGCTGTTGCAACAGTCTACTCAGCCGAAGGTAAATACACTTGTACGCACGAAGGTAACTCCCCAAACAATCTGTTTTGCATCCACTGCGGCCAACCTCTCTCAGTACAACAGAAAATTCGCCATTATCAGGTGTTGCGAACTCTCGGACAAGGAGGTATGGGTACTACTTATCTCGCTTGGGATGGAACTGGTCAGATTGGGAGTATCCCACGACTGCTGGTGTTGAAGCAAATGAATGCTGATATGGTAAAAATTGCCAAGGCTCAAGAATTATTTGAGCGGGAGGCGCATACTCTCAAATCCCTTAACCATCCGGGAATTCCCAAATATTACGACTTCTTTGTAGAAGGCGGCAAAAAATACTTGGCAATGGAACTAATCCAGGGACAAGATTTAGAGAAACGTGTCTATACCACTGGGCCAGTTACGCCAAGTCTAGCGATCGCTTGGATGATTCAAACCTGCGATATCTTAGAATATCTTCATAGCCAAGAGCCGCCACTGATTCACCGCGATATTAAACCCGCTAACCTGATGGTGCGAAGTTCACTAAATAGCATAGTGGTGCTAGATTTTGGCGCAGTTAAGGAAATTGGCACAGCGCCCGGTACTCGGATTGGTGCAGAAGGTTATTGCGCTCCTGAACAAGAACGAGGACAACCTTTAACTCAATCTGATTTGTATGCGATTGGGCCAACACTGATTTTTCTGCTCACAGGCGAAAATCCTTTCAAGTATTACCGCCAACGGGGGCGAAACTTCAGGTTTGATGTGGCAAAAGTTCCCACCATCAGTTCTCAATTAAGAGATGTTATCGATCGCGCTACAGAACCATTGCCGCGCGATCGCTACCAAACTGCCAAAGAATTAGCTGCGGCGTTAGCTGCTTGTCAATAG
- a CDS encoding DUF4327 family protein: MTQQVIHPMVKLQRNVQSLIESNIIKPSDSIWKIALLYGNEWQHWKQELLDFGFSMQDPVSELLAVETWDEE, encoded by the coding sequence ATGACTCAGCAAGTGATTCACCCAATGGTGAAATTGCAGCGCAACGTGCAATCACTCATAGAATCGAATATTATCAAGCCAAGCGATAGCATCTGGAAAATCGCCTTGCTCTATGGTAATGAATGGCAGCACTGGAAACAGGAACTGCTTGACTTTGGTTTTAGTATGCAAGACCCAGTTAGTGAATTGCTAGCTGTAGAAACTTGGGATGAAGAATAG
- a CDS encoding ATP-grasp domain-containing protein, whose translation MKGDYCKDSSVINVLITGMGSTTAISVVKGLRQQKEIKLRIIGVDINNKNEIAGSYFCDAFYRVPWAIDSNYISELVKICKLENIHIIFPIVDSELEIIAANINLFCAINIKVWLSELKTIQICNDKYKTYNFLLKHQFCTPQTWLPEEVKGREEEMTYPLIVKPRNGFSSIDVFRVENAVDLLQTLKKVNQPLIQEYLSGTEFTIDVVTDDKSHILAVVPRERIQVKAGISYKGRTVKDEKLSEPAKEIAQALNINGHCNIQCRLQNNVPKFFEVNPRFSGTLPLTIAAGINSPLMLVKLAQGKNLDQSFFDFKENVYMARYWEEIFY comes from the coding sequence TTGAAAGGTGACTACTGTAAAGATTCAAGTGTGATTAACGTTTTAATTACAGGAATGGGTTCTACAACTGCTATTTCGGTAGTAAAAGGTCTTCGTCAGCAAAAAGAAATAAAACTGCGAATAATTGGAGTTGACATCAACAATAAAAATGAAATTGCTGGTTCTTATTTTTGTGACGCTTTTTATCGAGTACCTTGGGCAATTGATTCAAATTATATTTCGGAGCTAGTCAAGATTTGTAAACTTGAGAATATTCATATTATTTTTCCAATTGTTGATAGTGAGCTAGAAATAATTGCCGCAAATATTAATTTATTTTGTGCTATAAATATTAAAGTTTGGCTCTCTGAATTAAAGACTATCCAAATTTGCAATGACAAATATAAAACCTATAACTTTTTACTAAAACATCAGTTTTGTACTCCCCAAACTTGGCTTCCAGAAGAAGTGAAAGGAAGAGAGGAGGAAATGACATATCCTCTAATCGTTAAGCCAAGAAATGGCTTTAGTAGCATTGATGTTTTTCGAGTAGAAAATGCAGTTGATCTGCTACAAACATTAAAAAAAGTAAATCAGCCGCTCATTCAGGAGTATCTTTCAGGCACTGAGTTTACCATCGATGTAGTAACAGACGATAAATCTCATATATTAGCTGTAGTTCCTAGGGAAAGGATACAAGTTAAAGCAGGTATTTCTTATAAAGGAAGAACAGTTAAAGATGAAAAGCTGAGTGAGCCAGCAAAGGAAATAGCTCAAGCTTTGAATATTAATGGTCATTGCAATATTCAATGTCGGCTTCAAAATAATGTACCGAAGTTCTTTGAAGTCAATCCTAGATTTTCGGGGACTCTACCTCTAACAATTGCAGCAGGAATTAATAGTCCACTAATGTTGGTTAAATTAGCTCAGGGGAAAAACCTAGATCAGAGTTTTTTTGATTTTAAAGAAAACGTCTATATGGCAAGATATTGGGAGGAAATATTTTACTAA
- a CDS encoding class I SAM-dependent methyltransferase has product MLQNKNIKAQNEQQHIESIASWYFKEQLDFDKQLIHFKYKTIKPYIQGTKGLKLGPGDGQMTQFLVQDFVDLTVVDGSEELLESIPNAPNLTKVHTLFEEFQPQNKFNTIVMSHILEHVAEAVALLQRVKHWLASEGKILTVVPNGHSIHRLAAVKMGLLKEPCELNSRDHALGHRRVYTPTTFRKDIEEAGLRIVEMGGVFFKPLSNQQIQDHWTEEMIQGFYELGKDFPEYAAEIYAVCAADD; this is encoded by the coding sequence ATGTTACAAAATAAAAATATTAAGGCTCAAAATGAACAACAGCACATAGAAAGTATTGCTAGTTGGTATTTTAAAGAGCAGCTAGATTTTGACAAGCAACTTATTCATTTTAAATATAAGACTATTAAGCCATATATACAAGGTACAAAAGGACTAAAATTAGGCCCTGGTGACGGACAAATGACGCAGTTTTTAGTACAAGACTTTGTTGATTTAACAGTGGTAGATGGCTCAGAAGAATTACTAGAAAGTATTCCTAATGCCCCTAATTTGACAAAAGTTCATACTTTATTTGAAGAGTTTCAACCTCAAAATAAATTTAACACTATTGTTATGAGTCATATCCTTGAACATGTGGCTGAAGCTGTAGCTTTATTGCAAAGGGTAAAACATTGGTTGGCTTCTGAGGGAAAGATTTTAACTGTAGTTCCAAATGGTCATTCAATTCATCGCCTAGCAGCAGTTAAGATGGGTCTGTTGAAAGAACCTTGTGAATTAAACTCACGGGATCATGCTTTAGGACATCGCCGAGTCTATACACCAACAACTTTCAGGAAAGACATAGAAGAAGCAGGACTTCGTATTGTGGAGATGGGAGGAGTATTTTTTAAACCTCTATCTAATCAGCAGATTCAAGATCATTGGACGGAAGAAATGATTCAAGGATTTTATGAACTAGGCAAGGATTTTCCTGAGTATGCAGCCGAAATTTATGCAGTTTGTGCCGCAGATGATTAA
- a CDS encoding HAD family hydrolase, with translation MIKTLILDLDGPILDGKLRHYACYSQILNMYGYTPISLERYWEMKRNRLPLKKQLLVSGAEAIQEQFLQAWLEKIEQPDFLRHDCLQLGVKEKLEEWRNSGLELVLATMRRFPKYLQQQLINFGLNSLLDHILVCEHQLGGIGKAQQVQKFLPQISPSNCLWIGDTEIDIEAARSFGCLIWVVTCGIRTKTYLASLSPDFIDSDLRHINLKSFSND, from the coding sequence ATGATTAAAACCCTGATTCTTGATTTGGATGGTCCTATTTTAGACGGTAAACTCCGCCATTATGCTTGCTATTCTCAAATTCTCAATATGTATGGCTATACACCAATAAGTCTAGAAAGATACTGGGAAATGAAGCGTAATCGCTTACCGCTTAAAAAACAGTTATTAGTTAGTGGTGCAGAAGCTATTCAAGAACAATTTTTACAAGCTTGGTTGGAAAAAATTGAACAACCAGACTTCTTGAGGCACGATTGCCTTCAACTTGGAGTAAAAGAGAAATTAGAAGAGTGGCGTAATAGTGGCTTAGAGTTAGTTCTTGCAACTATGCGTCGGTTTCCTAAGTATCTTCAGCAACAATTAATAAATTTTGGTCTGAACAGTTTGTTAGACCATATATTAGTTTGTGAGCATCAACTTGGAGGTATAGGTAAAGCACAACAGGTTCAAAAGTTTCTCCCTCAGATATCTCCAAGTAATTGTCTTTGGATAGGTGATACAGAAATTGATATTGAAGCAGCACGTTCTTTCGGCTGTCTAATTTGGGTAGTCACTTGTGGTATCCGAACAAAAACTTATCTTGCTTCATTGTCTCCAGATTTTATTGATTCTGATCTAAGACATATCAATTTAAAAAGCTTTTCAAATGATTAA
- a CDS encoding sugar 3,4-ketoisomerase: MSIEQCRIIHLPKVQDPRGNLTFIEGNKHVPFDLKRVYYLYDVPGGAERGGHAHKQLQQLIIAMSGSFDVVLDDGHGKWRFPLNRSYYGLYISAMVWRELDNFSSGSVCMVLASTYYEESDYYRDYDEFIKAVRSIDNGSSIS; encoded by the coding sequence ATGAGCATTGAACAGTGTCGTATTATTCATCTACCAAAGGTACAAGATCCGCGAGGAAATTTAACATTTATAGAAGGTAATAAACATGTTCCTTTTGATCTCAAGAGAGTTTATTATCTCTACGATGTTCCTGGAGGAGCAGAGAGAGGCGGACACGCTCATAAACAATTACAACAGCTAATCATTGCTATGTCTGGTAGTTTTGATGTCGTTTTAGATGATGGACATGGCAAATGGCGTTTTCCTCTAAATCGCTCTTATTATGGTCTTTATATCAGCGCTATGGTTTGGCGAGAACTAGATAATTTCTCGTCAGGTTCTGTCTGTATGGTTTTAGCATCCACCTACTACGAAGAATCTGACTACTATCGCGATTATGATGAATTTATAAAAGCTGTAAGGAGCATAGACAATGGAAGTTCCATCTCTTGA
- a CDS encoding glycosyltransferase yields MTSSNPLISVTMTTYNHEKYIGEAVESVLNQTYKNLELIIVNDGSNDKTDEIIRKFRDERITYIYQENQGTSSAINRAILDSRGKYIAFMSGDDICYPHRLETEYNYLVTSQKKVVFSWVDFIDENSQIITDSHFAENLFNHPNRTRSEILRHFFFHGNYINAVTGLIYRELLLDAGLFNVVAIQLQDFEMWLKLIKQHEIHILPDQLIKYRIRSLGENLSHPSNFIRTDFEDQQIYRRMFDDLPKELFKAAFSDKVRKAKFSDGIEYELEKAFLYLQHNSSSVQIIGCEKLFDLLQDRNILSCSISEYNFTLSDLYQLTNQIDFLNKKRLSILHNNFLLKENQLENANLTLREANYEIKRNVDFLATKPYSLDFKPVFSIIFPVFNTPEPYLKPAIESVLNQIYPYWELCIADDASTEPNIRKILEEYSQTDSRIKVIFRNENGHISRSSNSAIEIATGEFIALFDHDDLLTSDALYEVALLLNQHPDADMIYSDEDKVDDNNQFIYPTEKPDWCPDSFLSRMYTCHLGVYRRSLVNEIGGFRVGYEGSQDYDLVLRLTEKTDKIFHIPKILYHWRLHAGSTSASTTAKSYAYEAGFKALTDALSRRGEKGKILPDSNIPGHYHVRYEIDCYKLVSIIIIARDFGYIFNQCLESIFAETLYPNYEVIVIDNGSIKCDSEKIIEKWQVQQPNRFKYYSHNIPFNYSKLNNYAVTKAQGDYLLFLSSDIQVIQGDWLNVMVEQVQREGIGAVSGFLVDSNSSIQHVGLALGLGKIASHIYKGLTKIDEYETLANIALIKNVSVVTEDCLMCRRDVFESINGFDETLPILYNDVDLCLRLIGKGYKNIYLPHVKLIYQKLSSLKVQLSMEERLKVEEIAVNLMQEKWGKILEYDPCFSPHLIRSLNYNIQTENKRIRQHHSQERELHKPLVSICIPTYNGEIFIAEAINSVLCQTYPNIEIILSDDNSTDRTVEIAESFNQKLSFDFSILEHSQYGLAQNWNFCISQAKGKYIKFLFQDDLLEPTAIEEMVNLAEQDEEIGLVFSPRTLFTNTGHTVYDSNFLMHHEAKDVHKAWSTLKPIQSGQQLLLDPNILDSPINKIGEPSTVLIRKDVFEKVGLFNPEFCQLVDLEMWLRIMSQYKVGFADQVLSHFRIHPEQQTRRNTALKDAIFLDYQKLFQTIYSDTRYPEATRQQALYRYAALSEQNAELHQLRKKIAEECLNISDEQITDMYVGLLGKTHKMLVNSSIKYESLTDEEQIFVNDIVKSISQGFDQPKAIQNLLAAMLYYRADQLPLQHDLSRIPSWLINDYLQFLFSSPVHFQEPGDADNYYYYMQGWIDYLHTSILQNSDPQLWDKIVNNFVSIANFIPLYFNEHNLKDIYSKRGEIIEFLLKVKGYEVDYDFADRPISRKKIRLGVLAAHFLPGSETFAYLPIYEYISRDFEVILYSLNQTGHQLEQYCQSCANSFKLLPQDLVGQVNIIRADDLDILFIATNVTAVTNQICFLSMHRLARIQVTSGGSVVTTGMRHIDYYISGTLTDPSATAEQQYQEKLVKLQETAHCFSYGNEEENVTVKVDRESLGISEETVIFISGANFFKIIPELINTWAKIISEVPSSVLVLLPFGPNWSNSYPKKAFVNHLNKVFSKYGIPADQLIVLDPQPVPNREEVKEYFKIADVYLDSFPFAGTTSLIEPLQVNLPVIARRGTSFRSAMGAAMVQALDVPDLVADSEDSYIHLAIALGNNPKLRQQKSAQIKEKMQGNPSFLDSRSYSAKIGSLFQELFSKYLADTLSQNFRLGDINLVIFPDWLQPEDLLYQDLASVISTLTTHPDKSRLTLLIDTQNISEEEADMLLSSLTMNLLMEDDVDITEGPEISLLGKMSDAQWKTLLPRINTRIALATDNQSAIAQAKAENLPSCDVDNLIAK; encoded by the coding sequence ATGACATCATCTAACCCTTTAATTAGCGTAACTATGACTACCTATAACCATGAAAAATATATAGGTGAAGCCGTAGAAAGTGTTCTAAACCAAACATATAAAAATTTGGAATTAATTATTGTTAATGATGGTTCTAACGATAAAACTGATGAAATTATAAGAAAATTTCGAGATGAGCGTATAACTTATATTTATCAAGAAAATCAAGGTACAAGTAGTGCAATCAATCGAGCTATATTAGATTCTAGAGGAAAGTATATCGCTTTTATGTCTGGAGATGATATTTGTTATCCTCATAGACTAGAAACAGAATATAATTATTTAGTTACATCTCAAAAGAAAGTTGTTTTTTCATGGGTAGATTTTATCGATGAAAACAGCCAGATAATAACTGATAGTCATTTTGCAGAAAACTTATTTAATCATCCTAATAGAACAAGGTCTGAAATACTAAGACATTTCTTTTTTCATGGTAACTATATTAATGCTGTAACTGGTTTGATATATAGAGAATTACTTTTAGACGCTGGACTATTTAACGTAGTCGCTATTCAGCTACAAGACTTTGAAATGTGGCTTAAATTAATTAAACAGCATGAAATACATATTTTACCTGACCAGCTAATTAAATATAGGATTAGAAGTCTAGGAGAAAACTTGAGTCATCCATCTAACTTTATCCGCACTGATTTTGAAGATCAGCAAATATATAGAAGGATGTTTGATGATCTTCCAAAAGAGCTTTTTAAAGCTGCATTTTCAGATAAAGTCAGAAAAGCTAAATTTAGTGATGGAATCGAGTATGAACTAGAAAAAGCATTTTTATATCTACAACATAATTCTAGTTCAGTTCAGATTATTGGTTGTGAGAAGTTGTTTGATTTATTGCAAGATAGAAATATTCTTTCTTGCTCAATATCAGAATATAATTTTACTTTGAGCGATTTATATCAACTGACAAATCAAATAGATTTTCTTAACAAAAAAAGACTCAGCATACTTCATAATAACTTTTTATTAAAAGAAAACCAGTTAGAAAATGCAAATCTTACATTAAGAGAGGCAAATTACGAAATCAAAAGAAATGTTGATTTTTTAGCTACTAAACCTTATTCTCTTGACTTTAAACCTGTCTTTAGTATCATATTTCCAGTTTTTAATACTCCTGAGCCGTACTTAAAACCTGCTATTGAGTCTGTATTAAATCAGATTTATCCATACTGGGAGTTATGTATTGCTGATGATGCTTCTACCGAACCTAATATTAGAAAAATATTAGAAGAGTATTCTCAGACAGACTCTCGTATCAAAGTTATCTTCAGAAATGAAAATGGTCATATTTCTCGTTCCTCTAACTCAGCTATAGAAATAGCAACAGGAGAGTTTATAGCACTTTTTGATCACGATGATTTATTAACATCAGATGCCTTATACGAAGTAGCACTGCTGCTCAATCAGCATCCAGATGCAGATATGATCTATTCAGATGAAGATAAAGTTGATGACAATAACCAATTTATTTACCCTACTGAGAAACCAGATTGGTGTCCTGATTCATTTTTGTCTCGAATGTACACTTGCCATCTTGGTGTTTATCGCCGATCGCTTGTTAATGAAATTGGTGGTTTTAGAGTTGGTTATGAAGGAAGCCAAGATTACGATTTGGTTTTGAGATTGACAGAGAAAACAGATAAAATATTTCACATACCTAAAATACTATATCATTGGCGTCTTCACGCTGGTTCTACATCTGCTTCTACAACTGCAAAATCTTATGCCTATGAAGCAGGATTTAAAGCTTTGACAGATGCGCTTTCTAGAAGAGGCGAAAAAGGCAAAATTTTACCAGACTCTAACATTCCTGGACATTACCATGTTCGTTATGAAATAGACTGTTATAAACTAGTTAGTATTATCATTATTGCAAGAGACTTTGGCTACATATTTAACCAATGTCTAGAATCAATTTTTGCAGAGACATTATATCCTAACTATGAAGTAATTGTCATAGATAATGGTAGTATAAAATGTGATTCAGAAAAAATTATTGAGAAGTGGCAAGTTCAACAGCCCAATCGATTTAAGTATTACTCTCATAATATTCCCTTCAATTACTCAAAACTGAATAATTATGCTGTTACAAAAGCGCAAGGTGATTATTTATTATTTCTGAGTAGTGACATTCAAGTTATTCAAGGGGATTGGCTCAATGTAATGGTTGAGCAAGTCCAAAGAGAGGGGATTGGTGCCGTTAGTGGATTTTTAGTTGATTCTAACAGTTCTATTCAACACGTAGGATTAGCACTGGGTTTAGGCAAAATTGCTAGTCATATATATAAAGGACTTACTAAAATAGACGAATACGAAACTTTAGCTAATATAGCATTGATTAAGAACGTCTCAGTCGTGACAGAAGATTGTTTAATGTGTCGTAGAGATGTGTTTGAAAGTATTAATGGATTTGATGAAACATTACCTATTTTATACAACGATGTAGATTTGTGTTTAAGATTGATAGGGAAAGGCTATAAAAATATCTATCTTCCCCATGTCAAGCTTATTTACCAAAAATTAAGCAGTTTGAAAGTTCAACTTAGCATGGAAGAACGCTTAAAAGTTGAGGAGATAGCAGTTAATTTAATGCAAGAAAAGTGGGGCAAAATTCTTGAATATGATCCTTGTTTCAGTCCTCACTTAATTAGAAGTTTAAACTATAATATTCAAACAGAAAACAAGAGAATAAGACAACATCATAGTCAAGAAAGGGAACTTCATAAACCTCTTGTTAGTATTTGTATTCCTACTTACAATGGTGAAATATTTATTGCAGAAGCTATTAATAGTGTTTTATGCCAAACCTATCCAAATATAGAAATTATCTTATCTGATGACAATTCTACTGATAGAACAGTTGAGATTGCTGAATCATTTAACCAAAAATTATCCTTTGATTTTTCAATTCTTGAGCATAGCCAATATGGACTAGCTCAAAATTGGAACTTTTGTATTTCTCAAGCTAAAGGTAAATATATAAAATTTTTATTTCAAGATGATTTACTAGAGCCAACTGCTATTGAAGAAATGGTTAATTTGGCTGAACAAGATGAAGAGATAGGTTTGGTTTTTTCACCGCGAACACTCTTCACAAATACTGGTCATACTGTTTATGATTCAAACTTTTTAATGCATCATGAAGCTAAAGATGTACACAAAGCTTGGTCAACATTAAAGCCAATTCAATCAGGACAGCAACTTTTGCTAGATCCAAATATACTTGATAGTCCAATTAATAAAATTGGAGAGCCAAGCACAGTCCTCATTAGAAAAGACGTTTTTGAAAAAGTAGGATTATTTAATCCTGAGTTTTGCCAACTTGTAGATTTAGAAATGTGGCTCAGAATTATGAGCCAATATAAAGTTGGTTTTGCTGATCAAGTTTTATCTCATTTTAGGATACATCCAGAACAACAAACTCGTCGAAATACTGCTTTAAAGGATGCTATTTTCTTAGATTACCAAAAACTGTTTCAGACAATTTATAGTGATACACGATATCCTGAAGCCACGAGACAACAAGCTCTTTATAGATACGCAGCTTTGAGCGAACAAAATGCAGAATTGCATCAGTTGCGAAAAAAAATAGCAGAAGAATGTCTGAATATTTCAGATGAGCAGATAACAGATATGTATGTGGGTCTGCTAGGTAAAACACATAAGATGTTAGTGAATAGTAGCATCAAGTATGAAAGTCTGACTGATGAAGAACAGATTTTTGTTAATGATATCGTTAAAAGTATATCTCAAGGTTTTGATCAGCCAAAAGCAATTCAGAATTTACTAGCAGCTATGCTATATTACCGTGCTGACCAGTTACCATTACAGCATGATCTATCTCGCATACCTAGTTGGTTAATTAATGACTATTTACAATTCCTATTTTCTTCACCAGTCCACTTTCAAGAACCAGGTGATGCAGATAATTACTATTACTATATGCAAGGGTGGATTGATTACTTGCACACATCGATATTACAAAATTCTGACCCTCAGTTGTGGGATAAAATAGTTAATAATTTTGTGTCTATTGCTAATTTTATTCCACTATATTTTAATGAGCATAATCTTAAAGATATCTATAGTAAACGTGGAGAAATTATAGAATTTTTACTAAAAGTTAAAGGTTATGAGGTTGATTACGACTTTGCTGATAGACCTATAAGCAGAAAAAAAATTCGCTTGGGTGTTCTAGCAGCACATTTTCTACCTGGTTCTGAAACATTTGCTTATCTTCCTATTTATGAGTATATCAGTAGAGATTTTGAAGTAATTTTGTACTCTCTTAATCAAACTGGTCATCAACTAGAGCAATATTGCCAAAGCTGTGCAAACTCCTTTAAACTCCTACCACAAGATTTAGTAGGACAGGTAAATATTATTCGTGCTGATGATCTTGATATATTATTCATTGCTACCAATGTGACGGCAGTAACCAATCAAATCTGCTTTTTATCAATGCATCGGTTAGCTAGAATACAAGTCACAAGTGGCGGTTCTGTGGTGACAACGGGAATGCGGCATATAGATTATTACATTTCTGGTACGCTAACCGATCCATCTGCAACGGCAGAACAGCAATATCAAGAAAAGTTGGTGAAATTGCAAGAAACTGCTCATTGCTTTAGTTATGGTAATGAAGAAGAAAATGTAACTGTCAAAGTTGATCGAGAAAGTTTGGGTATATCTGAAGAAACAGTTATTTTTATCTCTGGTGCTAACTTCTTTAAAATCATCCCTGAACTAATTAATACGTGGGCAAAAATCATTTCTGAAGTTCCCAGTTCGGTTTTAGTGCTTCTGCCATTTGGCCCGAATTGGTCAAATAGTTATCCTAAAAAAGCTTTTGTTAATCACTTAAATAAAGTATTTTCAAAGTATGGAATACCAGCAGACCAACTGATAGTCTTAGATCCTCAGCCAGTGCCAAACCGCGAAGAAGTTAAAGAATACTTCAAAATTGCCGATGTTTATCTAGATTCTTTTCCGTTTGCTGGAACAACTTCTTTGATAGAACCACTACAGGTTAATTTACCAGTAATTGCTAGACGGGGAACTAGTTTTCGCTCTGCAATGGGGGCTGCAATGGTGCAAGCATTAGATGTACCTGATTTAGTTGCAGATAGTGAAGATTCTTATATACATTTAGCGATCGCACTTGGCAATAACCCTAAATTACGCCAACAAAAGAGCGCCCAAATCAAGGAAAAAATGCAAGGTAATCCTAGTTTTCTAGATAGTCGCTCTTACTCAGCTAAAATAGGTAGCCTATTCCAAGAACTATTTAGTAAATATCTTGCAGATACTCTGAGTCAAAATTTCCGCTTAGGAGATATTAACCTAGTTATTTTCCCAGACTGGTTACAGCCAGAAGACTTACTATATCAAGATTTAGCAAGTGTCATTTCTACTCTCACTACTCACCCAGATAAAAGTCGCTTAACTCTGCTGATAGATACTCAAAATATTTCTGAAGAAGAAGCCGATATGCTTTTATCGTCTTTGACCATGAATTTGCTCATGGAAGATGATGTAGATATAACTGAGGGACCAGAAATTTCTTTGCTAGGTAAGATGAGTGATGCACAATGGAAAACTCTTTTGCCTAGAATTAATACTCGAATTGCTTTAGCAACAGATAATCAATCTGCGATCGCCCAAGCAAAAGCAGAAAATCTTCCATCCTGCGATGTAGATAACTTGATCGCAAAATAA
- a CDS encoding transposase → MYEYRKLTTEQKAELVKYRLSQGYPPHSPPHPVQDKQFYLLTAACYEHQCYIHTESRRQQLLDMIFDRFGVSGNEETSAEALTTNLRICAWVVLPNHYHLLVYVENFDVLGDLFSRIHGAVSRQWNIEDDVTKRKIWYRWSDRAIRSERHYYTTVNYIHYNPVKHGLVKSPYDWVESSVHWYLQAWGRQWLRDCWTQYPVQDYGKDWDNF, encoded by the coding sequence ATGTATGAATATCGCAAACTCACAACAGAACAAAAAGCTGAACTAGTTAAATATCGCTTAAGCCAGGGTTATCCACCCCACTCTCCACCACATCCTGTGCAAGATAAGCAATTTTATTTATTAACAGCAGCTTGTTACGAGCATCAGTGTTACATACACACTGAATCTCGTCGTCAGCAATTGCTAGATATGATTTTTGATAGGTTTGGTGTGAGTGGAAATGAAGAGACGAGCGCTGAAGCGCTCACTACAAACTTAAGAATATGTGCTTGGGTTGTTTTGCCTAATCACTATCATCTACTGGTTTACGTGGAAAATTTTGATGTATTAGGTGACTTGTTTAGTAGAATACATGGTGCGGTTTCTCGCCAGTGGAATATAGAAGATGATGTAACTAAGAGAAAAATTTGGTATCGTTGGAGCGATCGCGCTATTCGTTCGGAAAGACATTACTATACCACTGTTAACTATATTCATTACAACCCAGTTAAACATGGTTTAGTCAAATCTCCTTACGACTGGGTTGAAAGTAGTGTTCACTGGTATTTACAAGCTTGGGGACGGCAATGGCTGCGTGATTGTTGGACTCAGTATCCAGTACAAGATTATGGTAAAGACTGGGATAATTTTTAA